Proteins co-encoded in one Cytobacillus sp. NJ13 genomic window:
- the metC gene encoding cystathionine beta-lyase, with amino-acid sequence MSSNYTFQTKLLHNNQKFDPETGAVSVPIQHASTFHQKDIDAFGKYDYSRSLNPTREALEEVIAELEEGIRGFAFSSGMAAISTAFLLLSQGDHVVITEDVYGGTYRMTTEVLSRFGIEHTFVDMTNLEEVKEAIRPNTKVFYVETPSNPLLKVTDVQAISSIARQHGALTFVDNTFLTPALQKPLSLGADIVLHSATKFLSGHSDVVAGLAVVKDPELGARLAFLQNSFGAVLGVQDAWLVLRGIKTLQVRLDQSVKSAEKIAGFLHDHPSVKKVHYPGFADHPGYEIQKKQAVNAGAVLSFELEDELSMRTFVENAKIPVFAVSLGAVESILSYPAKMSHAAMPASEREQRGITDSLLRLSVGLESADDIIEDFKAALSAAGQTKHSILQRG; translated from the coding sequence ATGAGTTCGAATTACACATTCCAAACGAAATTACTTCACAATAATCAAAAATTCGACCCGGAAACAGGAGCTGTCAGTGTACCGATCCAGCATGCCTCCACTTTTCATCAAAAAGATATTGATGCTTTCGGAAAATATGATTACAGCCGCAGCCTGAATCCAACAAGGGAAGCGCTAGAAGAAGTCATAGCGGAGCTTGAAGAAGGTATTAGAGGGTTTGCCTTTTCTTCTGGAATGGCTGCCATTTCTACAGCATTCCTCCTCTTATCACAGGGAGATCATGTTGTCATTACAGAAGACGTATATGGCGGAACCTATCGCATGACAACAGAAGTCCTGTCCCGTTTTGGCATTGAGCACACATTTGTTGATATGACAAATCTTGAGGAAGTAAAAGAAGCAATCCGTCCCAACACAAAGGTTTTCTATGTAGAGACTCCTTCCAACCCGCTGCTGAAAGTGACAGATGTACAGGCCATCAGTTCAATTGCAAGACAGCATGGAGCCCTGACATTTGTGGATAATACATTCCTGACCCCTGCCCTTCAAAAACCGCTCTCTTTAGGTGCAGATATAGTACTGCACAGCGCAACCAAATTTTTATCCGGACACAGCGACGTCGTTGCTGGTCTGGCGGTTGTGAAAGATCCGGAATTAGGCGCAAGACTTGCTTTTCTCCAGAATTCCTTTGGAGCTGTTCTGGGTGTTCAGGATGCCTGGCTTGTGCTGAGAGGCATTAAAACGCTGCAGGTAAGGCTTGATCAGTCTGTGAAATCAGCTGAGAAAATTGCTGGCTTCCTTCATGATCACCCATCTGTTAAGAAAGTGCATTATCCAGGTTTTGCAGATCATCCCGGATATGAAATCCAGAAAAAGCAGGCTGTGAACGCAGGTGCCGTCTTATCTTTTGAGCTTGAAGATGAGCTATCAATGAGAACATTTGTTGAGAATGCCAAAATACCTGTTTTTGCAGTAAGTCTGGGAGCTGTTGAATCCATCCTCTCCTACCCTGCAAAAATGTCGCATGCAGCCATGCCTGCATCCGAACGGGAGCAGCGAGGAATAACGGACAGTCTTCTTCGTCTATCTGTTGGCCTGGAGAGCGCAGATGATATTATAGAAGATTTCAAGGCAGCTTTATCTGCTGCCGGACAAACAAAACATTCGATTTTACAGCGGGGGTGA
- the odhB gene encoding 2-oxoglutarate dehydrogenase complex dihydrolipoyllysine-residue succinyltransferase yields the protein MAEIIVPELAESITEGTVAQWLKQPGDTVNKGDYVVELETDKVNVEIISEHSGVLQEIKAQEGDTVNVGETIAIVNESGQAAPAPEKAEEKPEAPKAEQPKADDQPAQPAAEEKAGGQRPIASPAARKLAREKGIDLSQVPTADPLGRIRTQDVESFNPNQAKQQAQAPKPAAASKPAEQQAGGKEVERIKMSRRRQTIANRLVEVQQTAAMLTTFNEVDMTNVMNLRKNRKDKFFEENDVKLGFMSFFTKAVVASLKKNPYLNAEIQGNEIVLKKFYDIGIAVSAPEGLVVPVVRDADRKNFAEIEKDIMDLAVKARDNKLALSDLQGGSFTITNGGVFGSMMSTPILNGPQVGILGMHSIQLRPVAIDAERMENRPMMYIALSYDHRIVDGKEAVTFLKRVKELIEDPESLLFEA from the coding sequence GTGGCAGAAATCATAGTTCCAGAATTGGCGGAATCCATTACAGAAGGTACGGTGGCACAGTGGCTAAAACAGCCTGGTGACACTGTAAATAAGGGTGACTATGTTGTAGAACTTGAAACGGATAAGGTAAATGTTGAAATAATCTCTGAACATAGCGGTGTATTACAGGAAATCAAAGCCCAGGAAGGCGACACTGTTAATGTAGGTGAAACCATTGCTATCGTTAATGAAAGCGGACAAGCTGCACCTGCTCCAGAAAAAGCGGAAGAAAAGCCTGAGGCGCCTAAAGCTGAACAGCCTAAAGCAGATGATCAGCCCGCACAGCCAGCGGCTGAAGAAAAAGCAGGCGGACAGCGTCCGATCGCTTCTCCGGCAGCACGCAAGCTGGCAAGAGAAAAAGGGATTGACCTAAGCCAGGTGCCGACAGCTGATCCACTGGGCAGAATCAGAACCCAGGATGTTGAGTCTTTCAATCCAAATCAAGCAAAACAGCAAGCTCAGGCACCAAAACCGGCAGCAGCTTCAAAACCTGCAGAACAGCAGGCTGGCGGAAAAGAAGTGGAACGAATCAAAATGTCCCGCCGCCGCCAGACAATTGCAAACCGCCTTGTAGAAGTTCAGCAAACTGCAGCGATGCTGACAACATTCAATGAAGTGGACATGACAAATGTGATGAACCTTCGCAAGAACCGCAAAGATAAATTCTTTGAAGAAAATGATGTTAAGCTTGGCTTCATGTCATTTTTCACAAAAGCGGTAGTTGCATCCCTTAAGAAAAATCCTTATTTAAATGCTGAAATTCAAGGCAATGAAATTGTCCTTAAAAAATTCTATGACATAGGTATTGCCGTGTCAGCACCAGAAGGTCTTGTCGTTCCGGTTGTACGTGATGCAGACCGCAAAAACTTTGCTGAAATCGAAAAGGATATCATGGACCTTGCGGTTAAGGCCAGAGACAACAAACTTGCCTTATCAGACCTGCAGGGTGGAAGCTTCACTATCACAAATGGCGGTGTATTTGGCTCCATGATGTCTACGCCAATCCTGAACGGACCACAGGTTGGTATTCTTGGAATGCATTCCATTCAATTGCGCCCGGTTGCAATTGATGCTGAAAGAATGGAAAACCGTCCAATGATGTATATCGCACTTTCCTATGACCACCGTATTGTTGATGGAAAAGAAGCTGTAACATTCTTGAAACGCGTCAAGGAACTGATTGAAGATCCAGAAAGCCTTCTATTTGAAGCATAA
- a CDS encoding bifunctional homocysteine S-methyltransferase/methylenetetrahydrofolate reductase: MSFLNKLKNEIIIADGAMGTLLYSYGTDSCFEELNLSQSEQIQHIHEAYIGAGAELIQTNTYAANYLKLQRYGLEDSVKEINSAAARIAKKAAKGRAYVAGTIGGIRGFKPNMITLEEIKRSFREQLYCLLLEDVDGILLETYYDLEELETVLAIARKETDLPIIAQVSLQEAGVLQNQTSIADALTKLEGIGADVVGINCRLGPHHMLKTLESVPLPKHAYLSAYPNASIPAYTDGKFHYEGDAEYFRQSAIEFRNQGVRLLGGCCGTTPDHIKAFSDVLKGIPPIEEKETKAINKVIVSEKPSSSRELPPLQDIVREKPSVIVELDPPRKLDTTRFFEGAKALKEAGIDSITLADNSLASPRVCNSALGYLVKQQTGLRPLVHVTCRDRNIIGLQSHLMGLHALGLNDILAVTGDPARVGDFPGASSVYDVSSFELISMIKQLNEGLSFSGKDLGQKAAFSVAGAFNPNVRSLEKAVGRLEKKIEHGADYFISQPVFSEEKLLEVHEAVKDLEAPVYIGLMPLTGSRNAEFLHNEVPGIKISDSIRNRMASLKDDPAKAGAEGIAIAKSLIDAAAELFNGIYLITPFMRYEMTVELSNYARETTERLSRRKQHA; the protein is encoded by the coding sequence TTGAGTTTCCTAAATAAATTAAAGAATGAAATCATCATAGCAGATGGCGCGATGGGAACTCTTCTTTACTCCTATGGTACCGACAGCTGTTTTGAGGAATTAAATCTATCACAATCTGAACAGATCCAGCACATCCATGAAGCATATATAGGCGCAGGGGCTGAATTGATCCAAACAAATACGTATGCGGCGAATTATCTGAAGCTGCAGCGATATGGACTGGAGGACTCTGTTAAGGAGATTAACAGTGCGGCAGCAAGAATTGCCAAAAAAGCTGCCAAGGGCCGCGCATATGTTGCTGGTACAATCGGCGGGATCAGAGGATTCAAGCCCAACATGATTACACTTGAAGAAATAAAAAGAAGCTTTAGAGAGCAGCTATATTGCCTGCTGCTTGAGGATGTAGATGGTATTTTGCTTGAAACCTATTATGACCTGGAAGAACTTGAGACAGTCCTTGCCATAGCCAGAAAAGAAACGGATTTGCCGATTATCGCACAGGTGTCTCTTCAGGAAGCGGGTGTTCTTCAGAACCAGACTTCTATCGCTGATGCTTTAACAAAGCTTGAAGGCATTGGTGCGGATGTTGTGGGAATCAATTGCAGGCTTGGTCCGCATCATATGCTGAAAACTCTAGAAAGTGTACCTTTGCCAAAGCATGCCTATCTTTCTGCTTATCCAAATGCCAGTATTCCAGCCTATACGGACGGCAAATTCCATTATGAAGGAGATGCAGAATATTTCCGGCAGTCAGCGATTGAATTCCGAAATCAGGGTGTCCGCCTGCTTGGAGGCTGCTGTGGAACAACACCTGACCATATCAAGGCGTTTTCTGACGTTTTAAAAGGAATTCCGCCAATCGAGGAAAAAGAGACAAAAGCAATCAATAAAGTCATTGTTTCTGAAAAGCCATCGTCGTCAAGAGAGCTCCCTCCTCTTCAGGATATTGTCAGGGAAAAGCCTTCTGTTATTGTAGAATTGGATCCCCCAAGGAAGCTTGATACTACACGCTTTTTTGAAGGTGCAAAAGCATTGAAGGAAGCCGGAATAGATTCTATTACACTTGCAGATAACTCCCTTGCTTCCCCCCGGGTTTGCAACTCTGCGCTTGGCTATCTCGTCAAGCAGCAGACAGGATTGCGCCCGCTTGTTCATGTGACCTGCAGGGATAGGAATATAATTGGTCTGCAATCCCATTTAATGGGGCTGCATGCACTTGGATTAAATGATATTCTTGCCGTTACGGGTGATCCTGCACGTGTCGGTGATTTTCCAGGAGCATCTTCCGTATATGATGTCTCATCATTTGAATTGATCAGTATGATCAAGCAGTTGAATGAAGGGTTATCTTTTTCAGGGAAAGATCTTGGCCAGAAAGCTGCTTTTTCAGTTGCAGGCGCTTTTAACCCCAATGTCCGCTCATTGGAAAAAGCTGTTGGACGGCTTGAAAAGAAAATTGAACATGGTGCGGATTATTTCATCTCGCAGCCTGTTTTTTCTGAAGAGAAGCTGCTGGAAGTTCATGAGGCTGTGAAAGATTTAGAAGCACCTGTTTATATAGGCCTAATGCCTCTTACCGGCAGCCGGAATGCCGAGTTTCTTCATAATGAAGTTCCGGGAATCAAAATTTCCGACAGCATTAGAAACCGAATGGCTTCATTGAAAGATGATCCTGCAAAGGCTGGAGCTGAAGGCATTGCTATTGCAAAGTCGCTGATCGATGCCGCGGCTGAGCTGTTTAATGGCATTTACCTTATCACTCCATTTATGCGCTATGAAATGACTGTCGAACTATCAAACTATGCCCGTGAGACAACCGAACGGCTTTCAAGGAGGAAACAACATGCATAA
- the sucA gene encoding 2-oxoglutarate dehydrogenase E1 component — protein MKKPLNGEGPFEQGFHGPNLGYVIELYERYLEDPSSIDPEMKDYFERNGSPLASEGKNQLASSANQPMNAGQLEKTLAAIRLADNIRTYGHLAADIYPLGNNKSESALFELSKYGLTENDLKEIPAGVITKDATYPLRNGLEAIEFLKSAYMGPIAFEFQHIFDENEKDWLRRKIGANSHKLSMQKAEKLKVLRRLTEVEEFEKFLHKTFVGQKRFSIEGLDTMVPLLDEIVSESVSDGAKTINIGMAHRGRLNVLAHVLGKPYEMIFAEFQHAPNKELVPSEGSVGINYGWTGDVKYHLGLDKQIKDENTTIARLTLANNPSHLEFVGSLVEGYTRASQDNRTKAGYPEVDPKAALAIIIHGDAAFPGQGIVAETLNLGQLTGYNTGGSIHIIANNTIGFTTESHDSRSTRYASDLAKGYEMPILHVNADEPEAVVAAARIACEYRAKFQKDFLIDLIGYRRFGHNEMDEPMTTNPLMYNIIRKRPTVKALYADKLLNEKIISKEEAEGIHHEVLEKMKAAYEKVPNEKKEAELTNPPETVEKGLPKIKTAVTVDKLKQINEELLKWPEDFKVFDKLGKILQRRLEALEGDGKIDWGLAETLAFATILSDGTPVRLTGQDSERGTFAQRNVVLHDHTTGKAYSPLHKLSTAKASFAVHNSPLSEAAVVGFEYGYNVFAPETLVLWEAQYGDFANAAQVMFDQFIAAGRAKWGQKSGLVMLLPHGYEGQGPEHSSARLERFLTLAAENNWTVANLSSSAQYFHILRRQAAILGKEEVRPLVIMSPKSLLRNPNVASNGLELSEGEFKSVMEQPGLGQNHEKVKRIILGTGKITIDLSENLKNYQDQDWFHILRVEEIYPFPMDQIKEILTRYPNVEEIVWIQEEPKNMGAWNFVEPRLKEIAGSDIDVTYIGRRRRSSPAEGDPTVHKKEQARIIDETLTRKQEGGN, from the coding sequence ATGAAAAAGCCATTGAATGGTGAGGGACCTTTTGAACAAGGATTTCATGGCCCCAACCTTGGCTACGTTATTGAACTATATGAAAGATACTTAGAGGATCCATCTTCAATTGATCCTGAAATGAAAGACTACTTTGAAAGAAATGGGTCCCCTCTGGCGAGTGAAGGGAAAAACCAATTGGCTTCATCAGCAAATCAGCCAATGAATGCCGGACAGCTTGAAAAAACACTTGCTGCAATTCGCCTTGCTGATAATATCCGCACATATGGCCACTTGGCTGCAGATATTTATCCGCTGGGTAACAATAAATCTGAAAGTGCATTATTCGAACTGAGTAAATATGGCTTAACTGAAAATGATTTAAAAGAGATTCCTGCTGGGGTCATTACTAAAGACGCCACATATCCATTACGCAACGGACTTGAAGCAATTGAATTCCTGAAAAGCGCTTATATGGGACCAATTGCTTTTGAATTCCAGCATATATTTGATGAAAACGAAAAAGACTGGCTCCGCCGTAAAATAGGGGCTAACAGCCACAAACTGTCAATGCAGAAGGCGGAAAAACTGAAAGTTTTAAGAAGGCTGACTGAAGTTGAGGAATTTGAAAAGTTCCTTCATAAAACTTTCGTTGGACAGAAAAGATTCTCAATTGAGGGTCTTGATACAATGGTTCCATTACTGGATGAAATTGTTTCTGAATCTGTTTCTGATGGAGCCAAAACGATTAACATCGGAATGGCCCACCGGGGAAGGTTAAATGTTCTTGCACATGTGCTTGGAAAGCCATATGAAATGATCTTCGCGGAATTCCAGCATGCGCCAAATAAAGAACTGGTTCCTTCCGAAGGATCTGTCGGAATCAATTACGGCTGGACAGGTGACGTTAAATATCACCTTGGTCTTGATAAACAGATCAAAGATGAGAATACGACCATAGCCAGACTGACATTAGCTAACAATCCGAGCCATCTTGAATTTGTAGGTTCACTGGTTGAGGGCTACACTAGAGCTTCACAGGATAATAGAACAAAAGCCGGTTATCCTGAAGTAGATCCAAAAGCTGCTTTAGCCATTATCATTCATGGAGACGCAGCATTCCCAGGACAGGGAATTGTAGCAGAAACACTGAACCTTGGGCAGCTGACTGGATATAATACGGGCGGTTCGATCCATATCATTGCCAATAATACAATTGGTTTCACAACAGAATCACATGATTCACGTTCTACCAGATATGCAAGTGATCTTGCCAAAGGTTATGAAATGCCGATTCTTCATGTTAATGCAGATGAACCTGAAGCAGTAGTCGCAGCGGCAAGAATTGCTTGTGAATATCGTGCTAAATTCCAAAAAGATTTCCTTATCGACTTAATTGGATACCGCAGATTTGGGCACAACGAGATGGACGAGCCTATGACGACTAATCCTCTCATGTATAACATTATTCGCAAGCGTCCAACGGTGAAAGCGCTGTATGCTGATAAGCTTCTAAATGAAAAGATCATTTCCAAAGAAGAAGCAGAAGGCATTCATCATGAAGTACTGGAAAAAATGAAGGCTGCCTATGAAAAAGTGCCAAATGAAAAGAAAGAGGCGGAGTTAACCAATCCACCTGAAACAGTCGAAAAGGGTCTGCCAAAAATTAAAACAGCTGTGACTGTCGATAAATTAAAGCAAATTAACGAAGAATTATTAAAATGGCCAGAGGATTTCAAAGTGTTTGATAAACTCGGCAAAATTTTACAGCGCAGATTGGAAGCGCTTGAAGGAGACGGCAAGATTGATTGGGGACTTGCCGAAACACTGGCTTTTGCAACCATCTTATCTGATGGTACCCCTGTCAGACTGACTGGCCAGGATTCCGAGAGAGGTACATTTGCACAAAGAAACGTTGTTCTGCACGATCATACAACTGGAAAAGCGTATTCACCATTGCACAAGCTTTCAACTGCCAAGGCATCTTTCGCGGTTCATAATAGCCCATTATCTGAAGCTGCTGTCGTAGGCTTTGAATATGGATATAATGTATTCGCTCCAGAAACACTTGTTCTATGGGAAGCTCAGTATGGTGATTTTGCCAATGCGGCACAGGTAATGTTTGACCAGTTTATTGCTGCAGGCCGTGCGAAGTGGGGCCAAAAATCAGGTCTTGTCATGCTTCTTCCGCATGGCTATGAAGGACAGGGACCTGAACATTCAAGTGCACGCCTGGAAAGATTCCTGACTCTTGCAGCAGAAAACAACTGGACAGTTGCCAATCTTTCTTCTTCAGCACAGTACTTCCATATTTTAAGAAGACAGGCTGCCATTCTCGGAAAAGAGGAAGTTCGCCCATTAGTGATCATGTCTCCTAAGAGTCTGCTGCGCAATCCGAATGTCGCTTCAAATGGATTGGAATTGAGCGAAGGAGAATTCAAGTCTGTTATGGAACAGCCTGGCCTTGGTCAAAATCACGAAAAAGTTAAACGCATAATTCTAGGAACAGGTAAAATCACAATTGATTTATCCGAAAACCTGAAAAACTACCAGGATCAGGATTGGTTCCATATTTTACGTGTGGAAGAAATCTATCCATTCCCAATGGATCAAATTAAAGAAATTTTAACCCGCTATCCGAATGTAGAAGAAATCGTCTGGATTCAGGAAGAACCAAAAAATATGGGTGCATGGAATTTCGTTGAACCTAGACTGAAAGAAATTGCCGGAAGTGATATAGACGTCACCTATATTGGAAGAAGACGACGTTCAAGCCCTGCTGAAGGTGACCCGACTGTTCATAAGAAAGAACAAGCACGCATAATAGATGAAACCCTAACACGCAAGCAAGAAGGAGGAAATTAA
- a CDS encoding H-type small acid-soluble spore protein — MNIGRAKEIAESAEMYSVTFNGIPIIIQHVDEQTKTARIYTKADSEKEMDVPVNDLVEE, encoded by the coding sequence ATGAATATTGGCAGAGCAAAAGAGATTGCTGAGTCTGCTGAAATGTACAGTGTTACTTTCAATGGCATCCCGATCATCATTCAGCATGTAGACGAGCAGACTAAGACAGCACGCATTTACACAAAAGCAGATTCTGAAAAAGAAATGGATGTGCCGGTTAACGATTTGGTTGAAGAATGA
- a CDS encoding secondary thiamine-phosphate synthase enzyme YjbQ yields MLRKFTVNTSERDQFLEITSEVQAYINQCGIAEGAAIVYCPHTTAGITINENADPDVKTDMIRRFNEIYPWDQQKDLHIEGNTAAHMKAVTVGSSQHIIITEGQLLLGTWQGIYFCEFDGPRTRTFYVKILV; encoded by the coding sequence TTGTTAAGGAAATTCACTGTAAACACTTCAGAACGAGACCAGTTCCTTGAAATAACTTCAGAAGTACAGGCATACATTAACCAGTGCGGAATCGCTGAAGGAGCAGCAATCGTCTATTGCCCGCATACAACTGCCGGCATCACCATAAATGAAAATGCTGATCCGGATGTTAAGACAGATATGATCCGCCGATTCAATGAAATATATCCCTGGGATCAGCAAAAAGACCTTCATATAGAAGGGAATACCGCAGCGCATATGAAAGCGGTCACTGTCGGTTCTTCACAGCATATCATCATTACAGAAGGGCAGCTGCTGCTGGGCACCTGGCAAGGGATTTACTTCTGTGAATTTGATGGGCCAAGGACGAGAACATTTTATGTAAAAATTTTAGTTTGA
- the sda gene encoding sporulation histidine kinase inhibitor Sda: MKIMSNEQLVVSYRDALKSGSEKEWIRILKTEIQKRGLKPFKE; the protein is encoded by the coding sequence ATGAAAATTATGAGTAATGAACAGCTGGTCGTCTCGTATCGTGATGCATTGAAGTCAGGGTCTGAAAAGGAATGGATTAGGATATTAAAAACTGAAATTCAAAAACGGGGATTGAAGCCGTTTAAAGAGTAA
- a CDS encoding methionine biosynthesis PLP-dependent protein encodes MYNIDTRLAQIGNRSESATGAVNPPVYFSTAYRHEGIGQSTGFDYSRTGNPTRQLLEKAIADLEEGDQGYACSSGMAAILTILSLFKSGDEWIVSKDLYGGTYRLLEQGFKKWGLQSKYVNTSNPEDVENLITEKTKAIFLETPTNPLMEQTDIQLIAEIAQKHNILLIVDNTFYTPLLQQPLKLGADIVIHSATKYLGGHNDVLAGLIVAKGKELCEALSMNHNAAGAVLSPFDSWLLIRGMKTLSLRMERHGENAKELAEFLSVHDAVTDVLYPGKGGMISFRIKDESWVNPFLQSLSLISFAESLGGVESFITYPATQTHADIPEEIRIETGVCNRLLRFSVGIENAEDLKADLEHAFAKVVKEAVR; translated from the coding sequence ATGTATAATATTGACACCAGATTAGCGCAAATCGGAAACAGGAGCGAGTCAGCAACAGGTGCAGTCAATCCGCCAGTATATTTTTCCACGGCATATCGCCATGAAGGCATCGGCCAGTCAACTGGCTTTGACTATAGCAGAACAGGCAATCCCACCCGCCAGCTGCTTGAAAAGGCAATCGCCGATCTTGAAGAAGGCGATCAAGGCTATGCCTGCAGCTCTGGAATGGCCGCAATTCTTACCATACTTTCTCTTTTTAAATCCGGAGATGAATGGATAGTATCCAAGGATTTATATGGCGGTACATATCGTCTTCTGGAACAGGGCTTCAAGAAGTGGGGACTTCAGAGCAAATATGTAAATACCAGCAATCCCGAAGATGTTGAAAATTTAATCACGGAAAAGACCAAGGCAATATTTCTGGAGACTCCAACTAATCCTCTGATGGAACAGACTGACATTCAATTGATAGCAGAAATTGCCCAAAAGCATAATATCCTCCTTATCGTTGATAACACGTTTTATACCCCCCTCCTTCAGCAGCCGTTAAAGCTTGGAGCTGATATTGTCATCCATAGTGCAACAAAGTATCTTGGCGGGCATAATGATGTCCTTGCCGGATTAATTGTTGCAAAGGGCAAAGAGTTATGTGAGGCACTGTCTATGAACCACAATGCCGCAGGTGCTGTCCTTAGCCCTTTTGATTCATGGCTGTTGATCAGAGGCATGAAGACACTCTCTCTCCGCATGGAACGGCATGGAGAAAATGCGAAGGAATTGGCAGAATTTTTATCAGTCCATGATGCAGTAACGGATGTCCTTTATCCCGGCAAGGGAGGCATGATATCTTTCCGAATCAAGGATGAATCCTGGGTGAATCCATTTCTGCAGAGCCTCTCCCTTATCTCCTTTGCAGAAAGCCTTGGCGGAGTCGAGAGTTTCATAACTTATCCAGCAACCCAGACACATGCGGACATTCCTGAAGAAATCCGCATTGAAACCGGTGTCTGTAATAGGCTTCTGCGTTTCTCGGTTGGAATAGAAAATGCAGAAGATTTGAAGGCGGATCTTGAACATGCTTTTGCTAAGGTTGTTAAGGAGGCAGTACGATGA
- a CDS encoding VOC family protein, with protein sequence MNLALDHLVHFIKADPSGAVAKWENVGYKAVLGGSHENWGTYNSLLYIGQAYIEYLSIEVNHIAAAAENPLINQLTDELLLGEGIGQLCFRTSNIENLKAELKRKGFETLPIFEGSRKRQDGSMLSWKMLFIKENPHYKYPFFIDWGMEDDRRFEELRHLGFIDENLENKKIEEVFIASNDCEKSAESWKAIMPIFIADVYISSDDKEKRASIEIGSLKLTFCQPLQDEGRALEILKKRGEKPFAVQFSPGLEKEITLFEAVYF encoded by the coding sequence ATGAATCTGGCACTAGACCATCTCGTCCACTTTATTAAAGCTGATCCATCTGGAGCAGTGGCGAAATGGGAGAATGTGGGATATAAAGCAGTATTGGGAGGGAGCCATGAAAACTGGGGGACATATAACAGCCTTTTATATATCGGGCAGGCATACATTGAATATTTATCTATTGAAGTAAATCATATTGCCGCTGCTGCTGAAAACCCGCTCATTAATCAGCTGACAGATGAACTCCTGTTAGGGGAAGGCATCGGGCAGCTCTGCTTCCGAACCAGTAATATTGAAAACCTAAAGGCTGAATTAAAGAGGAAAGGCTTTGAGACCCTTCCAATTTTTGAAGGAAGCAGGAAGAGGCAGGATGGAAGCATGCTTTCGTGGAAGATGCTGTTCATAAAAGAAAACCCCCATTATAAATATCCTTTTTTTATTGACTGGGGCATGGAAGACGATAGAAGATTTGAAGAACTGCGGCATCTTGGCTTTATTGATGAAAACCTTGAAAATAAAAAAATTGAAGAAGTATTTATAGCCTCCAATGATTGTGAAAAGTCTGCGGAGTCATGGAAGGCGATTATGCCAATTTTCATCGCTGATGTTTACATAAGCAGCGATGATAAAGAGAAGAGAGCATCCATTGAAATTGGATCATTAAAACTCACCTTTTGCCAGCCATTGCAGGATGAAGGAAGGGCTTTGGAAATTCTGAAAAAAAGGGGGGAGAAGCCCTTTGCTGTTCAGTTTTCGCCTGGCCTTGAAAAAGAAATAACCCTATTTGAAGCTGTTTATTTTTAA